The following are encoded in a window of Rubellicoccus peritrichatus genomic DNA:
- a CDS encoding sugar-binding protein, protein MNNKRSLVLGLSLLTTITLSAEKIPGSMHTLQSIETSLDGKPYDFEYLEFLPADYSESDKSYPLILFLHGAGARGSDARELVKHHLPVVFEDKAEFPAIVISPQCPVGGWWSGETLDHVNLLLEEVTQNKRVDQDRIYITGLSMGGYGTWDMLRKYPDWFAAFASVCGGKGKNGMEGFIHIPGQALHGLEDNVVVPENTIEVVETFRKAGGDIEMTLYPDVGHDAWVPAYDPPELFLWLLNQKKDDPDFEYKPTAEEKEFFELWATGDTIVKQSPGLVKFPLHESEAEVTLTRINPTRYPVTEKLTWDVEGTHYTVNPKVATIEIPADGEATATFSISYEGDKFQLSPVPSFDSELVHKGKVFKKFSANMKFDDKEYFRGQVVRQSISPLEQAPTIDGTIDEAEWRNATPLTNLQLPNGRASYPSETMQLLGYDDEKLYVAVRIAEPNPKKLKMRHKHDTNVYRDDNAQVFIQPNPDSSDYYHIIVNPAGNTMDGLVHDRSWDGDYELKTNIGDNFWLVEMAIPWSTLGMEAPKPDTNIGFQFMARRTQAKDQTGQWAPTYHGWAHQPNRFGRLDFKGQ, encoded by the coding sequence ATGAACAACAAAAGATCCTTAGTTCTTGGGCTTTCCCTGCTTACAACCATTACGCTGTCTGCGGAAAAAATCCCAGGAAGTATGCACACACTTCAATCGATTGAAACAAGCCTGGATGGCAAGCCCTACGACTTTGAGTATCTTGAGTTTCTACCAGCAGACTACTCTGAGAGCGACAAAAGCTATCCGCTAATTCTATTTCTACACGGTGCCGGAGCACGTGGCTCTGACGCAAGAGAGCTGGTGAAGCACCACCTGCCGGTTGTTTTTGAAGACAAGGCCGAGTTCCCGGCAATTGTCATCTCGCCACAATGTCCAGTGGGTGGCTGGTGGAGTGGAGAGACCCTTGACCATGTTAATTTACTTCTGGAAGAGGTTACCCAAAACAAGCGAGTCGACCAGGACCGTATATATATTACCGGCCTCAGTATGGGCGGCTATGGTACATGGGATATGCTGAGAAAATATCCGGACTGGTTTGCCGCATTTGCTTCAGTCTGCGGCGGAAAAGGAAAAAACGGCATGGAAGGCTTCATCCATATCCCAGGCCAGGCACTTCATGGATTGGAGGACAATGTTGTTGTTCCAGAGAACACCATAGAAGTTGTGGAAACATTCCGCAAAGCCGGAGGCGACATCGAAATGACGCTGTATCCCGATGTTGGTCACGATGCCTGGGTTCCCGCCTATGACCCGCCCGAGCTTTTTCTCTGGCTGCTGAATCAGAAGAAGGACGATCCGGATTTCGAATATAAGCCAACTGCAGAAGAAAAAGAGTTCTTTGAACTCTGGGCTACAGGCGATACCATCGTAAAGCAAAGTCCAGGACTGGTGAAGTTTCCCCTGCACGAAAGCGAAGCTGAGGTAACACTGACGCGGATCAACCCGACGAGGTATCCTGTGACCGAAAAGCTGACATGGGATGTCGAAGGGACACACTATACGGTAAATCCAAAGGTCGCGACGATTGAAATCCCGGCTGACGGTGAGGCAACGGCGACCTTTAGCATCAGCTACGAAGGCGACAAATTTCAGTTAAGCCCGGTGCCCAGCTTCGATTCCGAGCTCGTTCATAAAGGCAAAGTGTTTAAGAAGTTTTCAGCCAACATGAAGTTTGATGACAAGGAGTATTTCCGTGGTCAGGTAGTCCGCCAAAGTATTTCTCCGCTGGAACAAGCCCCTACAATCGATGGAACGATTGACGAAGCTGAATGGCGAAACGCTACTCCATTGACTAACCTGCAATTGCCGAATGGACGCGCCTCATATCCCTCTGAAACCATGCAGTTACTGGGTTATGATGACGAAAAACTCTACGTCGCTGTGCGAATCGCTGAGCCCAATCCGAAAAAACTGAAGATGCGCCACAAACACGATACCAATGTCTATCGCGACGACAATGCACAGGTCTTCATACAGCCCAATCCCGATAGCAGCGATTACTATCATATCATCGTAAACCCGGCAGGAAATACGATGGATGGACTTGTCCATGATCGATCGTGGGATGGAGATTATGAACTGAAAACCAATATCGGCGATAATTTCTGGCTTGTTGAAATGGCAATTCCATGGAGCACCCTGGGAATGGAAGCCCCAAAGCCAGATACAAACATCGGCTTTCAGTTTATGGCCAGGCGAACCCAGGCGAAAGATCAAACTGGTCAGTGGGCACCCACCTATCATGGCTGGGCGCATCAACCCAATCGCTTTGGAAGGCTGGATTTCAAAGGCCAATAG
- a CDS encoding class I SAM-dependent methyltransferase, whose translation MKSQRPHLPLSDYYATNEDKQTFLRKLFDRAAPHYEGIAKWGWFGSGQFYRKWALERVGLRPGMAVLDVASGTGPTARAIRDVQGSEEMITCLEPSAGMIAESKKQLSCEHIQAGADKMPLPDESFDFLTMGFALRHVDDLASAFSEFYRVIKPGAKIMIMDETLPKKGFRRSLMKLYFKHMLPWLTKIFTRSQPAHEMMAYYWQTLEEMVPPEEVVAGLEAVGFQQVKHNLLLGMFSEYTAIRPQ comes from the coding sequence ATGAAAAGTCAGCGTCCGCATTTGCCGCTTAGCGATTACTACGCAACCAACGAAGATAAACAGACTTTTCTTCGGAAGCTTTTTGACAGGGCAGCTCCGCACTACGAGGGAATTGCGAAATGGGGCTGGTTTGGCAGCGGGCAGTTTTACCGCAAGTGGGCCTTGGAACGCGTCGGTTTGCGCCCGGGTATGGCTGTTTTGGATGTGGCATCCGGAACCGGGCCAACGGCGCGGGCGATTCGTGATGTGCAGGGTTCGGAGGAGATGATTACTTGCCTGGAGCCGTCCGCCGGAATGATTGCCGAGTCGAAAAAACAGTTGAGCTGCGAGCACATTCAGGCAGGTGCGGACAAGATGCCGCTACCTGATGAATCCTTTGATTTCCTGACCATGGGATTTGCACTCCGACATGTGGATGATTTGGCCTCCGCCTTTTCAGAATTTTATCGTGTGATCAAACCTGGCGCCAAGATCATGATCATGGATGAGACTCTCCCCAAAAAGGGATTTCGTCGCTCGTTGATGAAGCTCTACTTCAAGCATATGCTGCCATGGCTGACGAAGATCTTCACCCGCAGTCAGCCAGCCCACGAAATGATGGCATATTACTGGCAAACGCTCGAAGAGATGGTTCCACCTGAGGAAGTCGTCGCCGGGTTGGAGGCTGTTGGCTTCCAGCAGGTCAAACACAACTTGCTCTTGGGTATGTTCAGCGAATACACGGCAATTCGGCCTCAATAA
- a CDS encoding NAD(P)/FAD-dependent oxidoreductase, which translates to MSTNYDCIILGGGPAGSAAGALLAQGGMSVCIIEKETFPRFHIGESLLPAGNETLRRMGVWESIEQTDFITKQGAEFTYGSGDNCVHIAFRDGLIDGLDSTRQVRRAEFDQILLEKARGSGCDLCQPARVTAAEQTDQGWNIKLSQGSETEQLNATWFLDAGGRGRFLGSRLKLLTTDVPLPKRFAVFSRFRGVKRREGDRAGNIIVIRILDGWFWSIPVSESETSVGLVCTRKYLNGGNQEEIFYEAVSSNPFMKNWMADAKSVEPFRTESDYSYIHERFAGERWFLLGDAAGFIDPVFSSGVYLALKSAEAAADSILAARDRGVLSKAEQTAFTQNARASMKTMEQLVCSFYHPKDFSVFMHPRNVFSVVSAINSIVAGRSDLNFQLWWRFLFFRTLCRINRLVPLAPRLQLD; encoded by the coding sequence GTGAGTACCAACTATGACTGCATAATACTGGGTGGTGGGCCGGCTGGTTCAGCGGCCGGAGCCTTGCTTGCTCAAGGTGGCATGTCTGTTTGTATCATTGAAAAGGAAACCTTCCCGCGCTTTCATATTGGTGAATCCCTTTTGCCGGCTGGAAATGAAACACTGCGCCGGATGGGGGTATGGGAAAGTATTGAGCAGACGGATTTTATTACCAAGCAAGGTGCCGAGTTTACCTATGGCTCTGGTGATAACTGTGTCCACATTGCTTTTCGCGACGGGCTCATTGATGGGCTGGATTCCACCCGCCAGGTCCGTCGTGCGGAATTCGATCAGATCTTGCTCGAAAAAGCCCGGGGGAGTGGGTGCGATTTGTGCCAGCCCGCGCGGGTTACTGCCGCCGAGCAAACTGATCAGGGATGGAATATTAAACTATCACAAGGAAGTGAAACGGAACAACTCAATGCCACCTGGTTTCTTGATGCTGGTGGGCGAGGGCGCTTTCTTGGGTCGCGCTTGAAACTGTTGACAACCGATGTGCCTTTGCCGAAGCGCTTTGCAGTCTTCAGTCGTTTTCGCGGTGTCAAACGCAGAGAAGGGGATCGCGCCGGCAACATCATTGTCATTCGCATTCTCGATGGCTGGTTCTGGTCTATTCCGGTCAGTGAAAGTGAAACTTCTGTTGGTTTGGTTTGTACCCGAAAATATTTAAATGGAGGAAATCAGGAGGAGATCTTTTACGAGGCAGTATCCAGCAATCCTTTCATGAAAAACTGGATGGCGGATGCCAAATCGGTCGAGCCCTTTCGAACCGAATCGGACTATTCCTATATCCATGAACGATTCGCCGGTGAACGTTGGTTTCTCCTCGGTGACGCCGCAGGTTTTATTGATCCCGTATTTTCTTCCGGTGTTTATCTGGCTTTGAAATCTGCCGAGGCGGCAGCAGATTCGATTCTTGCGGCCCGCGATCGTGGTGTTCTTTCAAAAGCGGAGCAGACGGCCTTCACTCAAAACGCCAGAGCTTCGATGAAAACCATGGAGCAGCTTGTCTGTTCCTTTTACCATCCAAAAGATTTTTCTGTCTTCATGCATCCGCGCAATGTCTTCTCGGTGGTTTCCGCCATCAACTCCATTGTGGCCGGACGTTCCGATCTTAACTTCCAACTCTGGTGGCGCTTCCTTTTCTTCCGTACCCTTTGCCGCATCAATCGCCTTGTTCCGCTCGCCCCTCGACTTCAACTTGATTAG
- a CDS encoding DUF1080 domain-containing protein, producing the protein MQPKTITRSLAFLLICLIPQSFILANGLNYGDPPDAHHPWSVHDRNRPQPPRVEPGATVGAPPSDAVVLFDGTEASFRENWKHYKPEDKRKGDWLVKDGVLQCTPGAGFIGTKEDFGDCQLHIEWAAPLEIRGKGQGRGNSGVFIMGVEVQVLDNYENPTYADGTAGAVYGVMPPAVNPLRSPTEWQSYDIIFRRPIDKDGVIVDEGAMTVLINGVVVQDNTPLEGGGGWRRRAKSRIFPDKGPISLQDHGNPVRFRNIWCRPLRPRAVQGGFDGRLSPEATMAKREEIAAEVRADADNMEGLGKTIRLLESLHYTHDDDAWDEADLYIQDYMDELSDASESEIRDRRWDITKLFMSLKYLQKHNLGPANYPATPQLEAIMTEQGWKWKL; encoded by the coding sequence ATGCAACCGAAAACGATTACCCGCTCACTTGCCTTCCTCCTGATATGCCTCATACCACAAAGCTTCATCCTGGCCAACGGGTTGAACTACGGTGATCCGCCTGACGCACATCACCCATGGTCCGTGCATGACCGCAACCGCCCTCAGCCTCCACGCGTTGAACCGGGAGCGACTGTCGGGGCGCCGCCCTCTGATGCAGTGGTCCTTTTTGATGGGACAGAAGCTTCTTTTCGGGAAAACTGGAAGCATTATAAGCCAGAGGACAAGCGCAAAGGCGACTGGCTGGTAAAGGACGGAGTATTGCAGTGCACACCCGGGGCGGGCTTCATCGGCACGAAGGAAGACTTTGGTGATTGCCAGCTTCATATCGAATGGGCTGCTCCCCTCGAAATACGCGGCAAAGGGCAAGGCCGTGGCAACAGCGGAGTCTTCATCATGGGGGTTGAAGTACAGGTGCTCGACAACTATGAAAACCCAACCTACGCCGATGGCACGGCAGGTGCCGTTTACGGTGTGATGCCGCCTGCGGTCAATCCACTCCGGAGCCCTACAGAATGGCAGAGCTATGATATCATCTTTCGCCGCCCAATTGATAAAGACGGTGTTATCGTTGATGAGGGAGCAATGACCGTTTTGATCAATGGAGTCGTCGTGCAGGACAACACACCACTCGAAGGCGGTGGCGGCTGGCGAAGACGGGCCAAAAGCCGGATTTTCCCGGACAAAGGTCCCATAAGCCTGCAAGACCATGGCAACCCGGTTCGCTTCCGCAATATCTGGTGCCGCCCGCTCCGCCCAAGGGCAGTTCAAGGTGGTTTCGACGGACGGCTCTCCCCCGAAGCCACCATGGCCAAGCGCGAAGAAATCGCAGCTGAAGTACGCGCCGATGCCGACAATATGGAAGGTCTTGGAAAAACAATTCGCCTGCTGGAATCACTCCACTACACACACGATGATGATGCCTGGGATGAAGCGGATTTGTATATCCAGGATTACATGGATGAGCTCTCCGACGCCAGTGAATCCGAAATACGTGATCGCCGCTGGGACATCACCAAACTCTTCATGTCACTGAAGTACCTGCAAAAGCATAACCTTGGCCCTGCCAACTATCCTGCAACCCCACAGCTGGAAGCCATCATGACCGAGCAAGGCTGGAAGTGGAAACTCTGA